In Blautia wexlerae DSM 19850, a single window of DNA contains:
- a CDS encoding GntR family transcriptional regulator translates to MHIIINNSSMVPIYEQIIDQIKSAIIRGELQPDTVLPSVRSLSKELKISALTVKKAYDNLEEEGFTVTVHGKGTYVAATNKNLMREEQLKEVEHDLEQAVMKGRRCGLNDEEIRNLFEMIMED, encoded by the coding sequence ATGCATATAATAATCAATAATTCATCCATGGTACCTATTTATGAACAGATCATAGACCAGATTAAGTCTGCGATTATCAGAGGAGAGTTACAGCCGGACACTGTATTACCTTCAGTACGCAGTTTGTCAAAGGAACTGAAGATCAGTGCCCTGACTGTGAAGAAAGCCTACGACAATCTGGAAGAAGAGGGATTTACCGTCACTGTTCATGGAAAAGGAACCTACGTTGCAGCCACAAATAAAAACCTGATGAGGGAAGAACAGCTCAAAGAAGTGGAACATGATCTGGAGCAGGCGGTCATGAAGGGAAGAAGATGTGGACTGAACGATGAGGAAATCAGAAATCTTTTTGAAATGATCATGGAGGACTAA
- a CDS encoding CGGC domain-containing protein has protein sequence MSPCIHSNNVCARVGCLAAFQNRTDFFQDYPEDTCLAAMMTCNECKGVNPIEPIEDKGILEKIDRLVSEKISTIHVGVCRLPDGKHECPRMTQICNMIEERGIKVVRGSHKE, from the coding sequence ATGTCACCGTGTATTCATTCTAATAATGTATGCGCCAGAGTTGGATGCCTGGCAGCATTTCAGAACAGAACCGATTTCTTTCAGGATTATCCGGAAGATACCTGTCTGGCAGCAATGATGACCTGTAACGAATGCAAAGGCGTCAACCCGATAGAACCCATAGAAGACAAAGGAATCCTGGAAAAGATAGACAGACTGGTCAGTGAAAAAATCAGTACCATCCACGTAGGTGTCTGTCGTCTCCCGGATGGAAAGCATGAATGTCCAAGGATGACACAGATCTGCAATATGATAGAAGAACGTGGAATCAAAGTAGTCAGAGGGTCACATAAGGAATAA
- a CDS encoding ABC transporter ATP-binding protein: MKITTEDIQVGFHARQILKGISIESKDKELVGIIGPNGSGKSTLLKCIYRILKPDAGAVYLDGEELHSMSVKSSARKMAVVAQHNYYNFDFTVREVVLMGRAPHKKALERDNAKDYRIVEEALKTVQMDAFADRTFSTLSGGEQQRVILARALAQQTPALILDEPTNHLDITHQIMLMELVKKLNVTVISAIHDLNIAAAYCDKIYVLKDGVLEGYGTPQEVLTPGLIKRIYQVDSEVVNDSRGKMHILFL, encoded by the coding sequence ATGAAAATCACTACAGAAGATATTCAGGTTGGATTTCACGCCAGACAGATACTGAAGGGAATTTCCATAGAGTCAAAGGATAAGGAACTGGTAGGGATCATCGGACCAAACGGAAGCGGAAAATCTACATTATTAAAATGCATCTACCGTATCCTGAAGCCAGATGCAGGTGCCGTTTATCTGGACGGCGAAGAACTCCATTCCATGAGCGTAAAAAGCTCCGCCAGAAAAATGGCAGTTGTGGCACAGCACAATTACTACAACTTTGATTTTACCGTACGGGAAGTCGTGTTGATGGGACGTGCACCTCATAAGAAAGCATTGGAACGGGATAATGCAAAAGATTACCGGATTGTTGAAGAAGCACTGAAAACGGTACAGATGGATGCATTTGCGGATCGCACATTTTCTACGCTGTCAGGTGGAGAGCAGCAGAGGGTTATTCTGGCAAGAGCACTTGCACAGCAGACACCTGCACTGATCCTTGATGAGCCGACTAACCATCTGGATATCACACATCAGATCATGCTGATGGAACTGGTAAAGAAACTTAACGTAACTGTAATATCAGCTATCCATGACCTGAATATTGCGGCGGCATACTGCGATAAGATTTATGTATTGAAAGATGGTGTGCTGGAAGGATATGGAACTCCACAGGAAGTACTCACTCCGGGGCTGATCAAAAGGATTTACCAGGTAGATTCGGAAGTGGTAAATGACAGCCGCGGGAAGATGCATATTTTATTTTTATAA
- a CDS encoding RNA-guided endonuclease TnpB family protein, with translation MRKINRAVKIRIYPNKEQITQIEKTIGCSRFLYNRMLADKIRHYQEEKKMLKNTPAGYKKEYPWLKEVDSLALANVQLNLEGAFRKFFREPGVGFPHYKSKKHSRKSYTTNMVNGNICLQDRFLKLPKMQPVKIKLHRMIPEGWKLKSVTVSREPSGKYFASLLFDCENQTAEKRQAEKFLGMDFAMHGMCVFSTGERAGYPMFYRNAEKKLAREQRKLSRCEKGSRNYQKQKKKVALYHEKIKNQRKDFQHKLSHSLAEDYDAVCVEDLNLKGIAGGLHFGKGIQDNGYGQFLSMLGYKLEERGKYLIKVDRYFASSKICSVCGHKKKELALSERIYLCECGNRMDRDVNAAVNILKEGKRIYKKCA, from the coding sequence GTGAGAAAGATAAACCGGGCAGTAAAAATAAGGATCTATCCAAATAAAGAACAGATAACCCAGATAGAGAAGACGATCGGCTGCAGTCGTTTTCTCTATAACCGGATGCTTGCGGATAAGATCCGTCATTATCAGGAAGAAAAAAAGATGCTGAAAAATACGCCGGCCGGATATAAAAAAGAATATCCATGGCTGAAAGAGGTAGATTCTCTTGCGCTGGCGAATGTACAGTTAAATCTGGAAGGGGCTTTCCGGAAATTTTTCCGGGAACCGGGAGTGGGATTTCCGCATTATAAATCAAAAAAACATTCGCGGAAATCCTATACAACGAATATGGTAAATGGGAATATCTGTCTGCAGGACAGGTTCCTGAAACTGCCAAAGATGCAGCCGGTAAAAATAAAACTCCACCGTATGATCCCGGAGGGATGGAAGCTGAAATCAGTGACTGTGAGCAGGGAACCATCCGGGAAATATTTTGCCAGCCTGCTGTTCGACTGTGAAAACCAAACAGCGGAGAAAAGACAGGCGGAAAAATTCCTGGGGATGGATTTTGCCATGCATGGGATGTGTGTATTTTCTACCGGTGAAAGAGCCGGATATCCCATGTTCTACCGGAATGCAGAGAAAAAACTTGCCCGGGAACAGAGAAAGCTTTCCAGATGTGAAAAGGGCAGCCGTAACTATCAGAAACAGAAGAAAAAGGTTGCTTTATATCATGAAAAGATAAAGAACCAGAGGAAGGATTTCCAGCATAAGCTCAGCCACAGCCTTGCAGAAGACTATGACGCAGTATGTGTGGAGGATCTGAACCTGAAGGGGATAGCCGGAGGCCTGCATTTCGGAAAAGGGATACAGGATAACGGATACGGTCAGTTCCTTTCCATGCTTGGATATAAGCTGGAAGAACGTGGAAAATATCTGATAAAAGTAGACAGATATTTTGCATCCAGTAAGATATGCAGCGTATGCGGACATAAGAAGAAAGAGCTGGCATTATCAGAACGGATATACCTATGCGAATGTGGAAACCGGATGGACCGGGATGTGAATGCGGCGGTCAATATTCTGAAAGAAGGAAAAAGAATATATAAAAAATGTGCATAA
- a CDS encoding FecCD family ABC transporter permease: MKEQVSQTKKGNVLRTSMYVAVLIGLAGFLIFSILAAITFGNADLSLKDVYSVIVYKLFHIKSLSAYAEGAIHDVVWLIRLPRVLLALAVGMALSVCGVVMQAIVQNPLADPYVLGISSGASLGATLAIMLGIGSFLGGNSVGVTAFIGAMITSFAVIAIANMGGKATSAKLILAGMAVSAVCSAFSNFVIYITNDKNAATEVMKWSMGSLAGASWARVGVMLPVTLICVVIFWTQYRNLNLMLLGDEVSITLGTDLHRLRTFYLIVASVMIGFAVYCAGVIGFVGLVIPHVVRILFGTDHRRLLPLSALFGASFLIWCDVACRVILKNSEMPIGVLVSIIGAPCFIYLLVRKSYGFGGSK; encoded by the coding sequence GTGAAAGAACAGGTTTCACAGACAAAAAAAGGCAATGTGCTCAGAACATCCATGTATGTGGCAGTCCTCATCGGACTTGCAGGATTTCTTATTTTTTCCATACTTGCGGCGATTACTTTTGGTAATGCTGACCTGTCACTGAAGGATGTGTACAGTGTCATTGTTTATAAATTATTTCATATAAAAAGTCTGTCCGCCTATGCAGAAGGTGCAATTCACGATGTTGTATGGCTGATCCGACTGCCCAGAGTCCTGCTGGCTCTGGCAGTTGGAATGGCTCTTTCTGTATGTGGCGTAGTAATGCAGGCAATCGTGCAGAACCCGCTGGCAGATCCGTATGTACTTGGTATTTCATCCGGCGCGTCTCTTGGTGCAACGCTGGCAATCATGCTCGGAATCGGAAGCTTTCTTGGCGGGAATTCTGTCGGAGTTACTGCTTTTATTGGCGCGATGATCACCTCCTTTGCAGTTATTGCTATTGCAAATATGGGAGGAAAGGCAACATCAGCTAAGCTGATCCTTGCCGGAATGGCGGTCAGTGCGGTGTGCTCTGCTTTTTCAAATTTTGTTATTTACATTACGAATGACAAAAATGCAGCTACGGAAGTTATGAAATGGAGCATGGGAAGTCTTGCAGGGGCAAGCTGGGCCAGAGTAGGTGTGATGCTTCCGGTTACTCTGATATGTGTGGTCATCTTCTGGACGCAGTATCGAAACCTGAATCTGATGCTTTTGGGAGATGAAGTTTCTATCACACTTGGAACAGATTTACACAGATTGAGAACATTTTACCTGATTGTTGCTTCTGTAATGATTGGATTTGCCGTATATTGTGCTGGCGTGATCGGATTTGTAGGACTTGTGATTCCTCATGTAGTCAGGATTCTGTTTGGAACTGACCACAGAAGATTACTTCCACTGAGTGCACTTTTTGGCGCGTCTTTTCTGATCTGGTGTGATGTGGCATGTCGTGTGATCCTGAAGAATTCTGAGATGCCGATCGGTGTGCTGGTATCCATTATCGGTGCTCCATGCTTTATTTATCTGCTTGTGCGGAAATCCTATGGATTTGGAGGTAGTAAGTAA
- a CDS encoding ABC-2 transporter permease, whose translation MKGLFVKDIELMKQQKQFFILVVVMEVILNLAGSGSVSFATGYFTIVTAIFAITTISYDEFDNGLAFLMTLPVTRKQYVAEKYLLGAGLTAVAWGIATITGVICKGVAELQGCLSETIIGSLIYIPLALLMLAVSLPLVIHFGAEKGRYIAMVMWAIIFAVVYILIKTMGLSADAVDAWLNGLNWGMVLAGVVLFTVIVYMGSFWIGVRLMEKKEF comes from the coding sequence ATGAAGGGATTATTTGTAAAGGATATAGAACTGATGAAACAGCAGAAACAGTTTTTTATCCTGGTTGTTGTAATGGAAGTCATCCTGAATCTGGCAGGAAGCGGGAGCGTCAGTTTTGCTACAGGATATTTTACGATTGTCACAGCAATTTTTGCCATTACGACTATAAGTTATGATGAGTTTGATAATGGTCTTGCGTTTCTTATGACCTTGCCGGTTACCAGAAAACAGTATGTGGCGGAAAAATATCTGCTGGGAGCAGGGCTTACGGCTGTAGCGTGGGGAATTGCAACGATAACGGGAGTAATCTGCAAAGGTGTGGCAGAACTTCAGGGGTGTCTGAGTGAGACTATCATTGGCAGCCTGATATACATTCCACTGGCACTTCTTATGCTGGCGGTATCGCTCCCGCTTGTAATACATTTTGGAGCGGAAAAAGGACGTTATATTGCAATGGTCATGTGGGCTATTATATTTGCCGTAGTTTATATTCTGATAAAAACAATGGGACTTTCAGCAGACGCAGTCGATGCATGGCTGAATGGACTGAACTGGGGAATGGTATTGGCCGGAGTTGTATTATTTACAGTAATTGTATATATGGGGTCTTTTTGGATTGGTGTCCGGCTTATGGAGAAGAAAGAATTCTGA
- a CDS encoding ABC transporter substrate-binding protein, whose product MKNRYLSTRIMAIMMAAAMAVSAAPAAFAAERADSETIKEDNQPAADADAQDSADADKTADAEGTKTEYPLTITTYDYDGNEIETTYEKAPEKVLAVYQGSIETMLALGLEDRLVATAGLDNEVPDELKDAFSKTNYLDEFTPSLETVTMLEPDMILSWSSLFSDKNLGNVTDWIDKGCNTYYNTNTRPDGDRTLENEFTDILNLGKIFDVQDKAQAIVDDAKAVIDKTLTATADVEEKPSVMVLEPLGEDITNYGAKSLGGDMVTQLGATLANPDASTAGKEDIIAANPDVIFVVYMPYAGDDPETVKESQLAVIKDDEALQSLDAVKNGRVYPIMLSEMYASATRTQDGIETFAKGLYPDVNLD is encoded by the coding sequence ATGAAAAACAGGTATTTATCCACAAGAATCATGGCAATTATGATGGCAGCAGCTATGGCAGTTTCCGCAGCTCCGGCAGCTTTTGCAGCAGAGAGAGCAGACTCTGAGACAATCAAAGAGGACAATCAGCCGGCAGCAGATGCAGACGCACAGGATTCAGCAGATGCAGATAAGACAGCAGACGCAGAAGGTACAAAGACAGAATATCCTCTGACCATCACAACCTATGATTATGATGGAAATGAAATCGAAACAACCTATGAAAAGGCACCGGAGAAAGTTCTTGCTGTATATCAGGGAAGCATTGAAACCATGCTTGCACTTGGCCTGGAAGACCGTCTGGTAGCTACTGCAGGTCTTGACAATGAAGTTCCGGATGAACTTAAAGATGCATTTTCAAAAACAAATTATCTTGATGAATTTACCCCATCCCTTGAGACTGTAACGATGTTGGAGCCAGACATGATCTTATCCTGGAGCTCCCTGTTTTCTGATAAAAATCTCGGAAATGTAACAGACTGGATCGACAAAGGCTGCAACACTTATTACAACACAAACACACGCCCTGACGGAGACAGAACTCTGGAAAATGAATTTACAGACATCTTAAATCTTGGAAAGATTTTTGATGTACAGGACAAAGCACAGGCAATCGTAGATGATGCAAAGGCAGTGATCGATAAAACTCTTACAGCAACAGCAGATGTAGAAGAGAAACCAAGCGTAATGGTTCTGGAACCTCTTGGAGAAGATATCACAAACTATGGTGCAAAGAGCCTTGGTGGAGATATGGTAACACAACTGGGTGCGACTCTGGCAAACCCGGATGCTTCTACAGCAGGAAAAGAAGATATCATTGCAGCAAACCCTGATGTGATTTTTGTTGTATACATGCCATATGCAGGTGATGATCCGGAAACTGTAAAAGAAAGCCAGCTTGCCGTTATCAAGGATGACGAAGCACTTCAGAGCCTTGACGCTGTAAAGAACGGTCGTGTTTATCCGATCATGCTCAGTGAAATGTACGCAAGTGCAACACGTACACAGGATGGTATTGAAACTTTCGCAAAAGGATTATATCCGGATGTGAATCTTGACTGA
- a CDS encoding sensor histidine kinase: protein MMEKLKYTKFKTLLISSFICISIIPVVLLGLFIFHLSKQELIRQSEKQMWQNSENVSDILDEKLDYIEEFSLKINVDTRIYKIFQNLDTSDSMQLESASQEISKILLDYLPWNNTVYSTHIVTPYYQFGEKEKNYYPNYSFMGSKIQKAADEANGKLVWIPAYNYMDMFSIEDMPRDFLEYEHVFTAVRKLQLSRVESGHIEHLENKTDQMYLVVNFTEDNLNNMLKKYTKANSQILYYIMSEDGSVVGPYGENESKLFRNVTAADMGITENKGTVKYYGANNQEYIVTYSKSMVTGWYTLAMIPVNVFSKNIATDLTRAILILVTIEIILSVTTAVLISRKIGKKVYKPLHMIEKTGEGNFTARIVYDNRDEFAFFYKKLNEMNQNLQMLVHEKYEMMIQKRDTEIMSLNIQMNPHFLYNSLNIINWVCLKGEQENASKMLLDLSRMLQYTSQNGDVLVPLWEDLDWLKRYIGIMQKRYQDQFEVSMDIPEYLRSLEVPKLFLQPFVENAIVHGFKNYQDSGKIWISAEEEENDILFYVEDNGCGICEEDLKEVLNKERKSIGVRNTNKRIRMIYGEKYGVTISSQLEEGTVVTIRLPLKVNSKKQS, encoded by the coding sequence ATGATGGAAAAATTAAAATATACAAAATTTAAAACTCTGCTGATTAGTTCATTTATTTGTATTTCCATTATTCCTGTTGTGCTTTTGGGTTTATTTATCTTCCATTTGTCAAAACAGGAACTGATCAGGCAGTCAGAAAAACAAATGTGGCAAAATTCTGAGAATGTCAGTGATATTCTGGATGAAAAGTTGGATTATATTGAGGAATTTTCATTAAAAATAAATGTAGATACGAGAATTTATAAAATATTTCAGAATCTGGATACGTCTGACAGTATGCAGCTTGAAAGTGCCAGTCAGGAAATTTCAAAAATTTTATTGGACTATCTGCCGTGGAATAACACGGTTTATTCTACGCATATTGTGACTCCGTATTATCAGTTTGGCGAAAAGGAAAAGAACTATTATCCAAATTATAGCTTTATGGGTTCTAAAATACAGAAAGCAGCAGATGAGGCAAATGGAAAACTTGTGTGGATTCCGGCATATAATTATATGGACATGTTTTCAATTGAAGATATGCCGAGAGATTTTCTGGAATATGAGCATGTATTTACGGCTGTCAGAAAGCTGCAGTTAAGCAGGGTAGAATCAGGACATATTGAACATCTGGAAAATAAGACTGATCAAATGTATCTGGTGGTTAATTTTACAGAGGATAATCTGAATAATATGCTGAAAAAGTATACAAAGGCAAATTCTCAGATTCTTTATTATATCATGAGTGAAGATGGCAGTGTTGTTGGTCCTTACGGTGAGAATGAATCAAAGCTGTTTCGAAATGTAACTGCAGCTGATATGGGAATTACGGAGAATAAAGGAACTGTAAAATACTACGGTGCAAATAATCAGGAATATATCGTAACCTATTCCAAAAGTATGGTGACGGGATGGTATACACTTGCCATGATTCCAGTTAATGTTTTCAGCAAGAATATTGCTACAGATCTTACCAGGGCAATATTGATTCTGGTAACTATAGAAATTATTTTATCTGTTACTACGGCTGTTCTTATTTCCAGAAAGATTGGGAAAAAAGTTTATAAACCGCTGCACATGATAGAGAAAACAGGAGAGGGTAATTTTACTGCAAGAATTGTATATGACAACAGGGATGAGTTTGCGTTTTTTTATAAAAAACTGAATGAAATGAATCAGAACCTGCAGATGTTGGTTCATGAGAAATATGAGATGATGATCCAGAAACGAGACACGGAGATCATGTCGTTAAATATACAGATGAATCCCCATTTTCTCTATAATTCGCTGAATATCATTAACTGGGTATGCCTTAAAGGAGAACAGGAAAATGCCAGCAAAATGCTTTTGGATCTGTCGAGAATGCTTCAGTATACCAGCCAGAATGGTGATGTTCTGGTTCCGCTGTGGGAGGATCTGGACTGGCTTAAACGGTATATTGGAATTATGCAGAAAAGATATCAGGATCAATTTGAAGTGAGTATGGATATACCGGAGTATTTAAGAAGTCTGGAAGTTCCAAAGTTATTTCTGCAGCCGTTTGTAGAGAATGCCATTGTGCATGGATTTAAAAATTATCAGGATTCTGGGAAGATCTGGATTTCAGCAGAGGAAGAAGAAAATGATATTCTTTTTTATGTAGAGGATAATGGATGTGGAATCTGTGAGGAAGATTTGAAAGAGGTTCTGAATAAAGAGCGAAAGAGTATAGGCGTCAGAAATACAAATAAAAGGATTCGTATGATTTATGGAGAGAAATATGGGGTTACCATAAGCTCACAGCTGGAAGAAGGCACAGTTGTAACCATAAGACTTCCACTAAAAGTTAATTCGAAAAAACAGAGTTAG
- a CDS encoding ABC transporter ATP-binding protein, translating into MLKISHLQKHYRGFSLDCSMEVQPGMITGLIGRNGSGKSTTFKALLGLIHPDGGEIEVFGKKAEELRPEDKQKLGVVFADSGFSMYLTAAGVANIMKSIYPDFDREKFLQQCRRFNLPTDKKIKEFSTGMKAKFKVLAALSHKAELLILDEPTVGLDVIARDEVLNMLREYMEENESSSILISSHISSDLESLCDDFYMIHAGKIILHEDTDVLLSDYAVLKVAEEEYEKLDQQYLIKIRKEAYGYRCLTNQKQFYMENYPDVVIENGKIDDLVMMMEEQV; encoded by the coding sequence ATGTTGAAAATCAGTCATTTGCAGAAACATTACAGAGGTTTTTCGCTGGACTGTTCTATGGAAGTACAGCCTGGGATGATTACAGGACTTATTGGAAGAAATGGTTCCGGGAAATCCACCACATTTAAAGCTCTGCTCGGCTTGATTCATCCGGATGGCGGAGAGATAGAGGTCTTTGGGAAAAAGGCAGAAGAGCTTAGGCCGGAGGATAAACAGAAACTGGGAGTTGTTTTTGCAGATTCAGGCTTCAGTATGTATCTGACAGCAGCGGGCGTGGCCAATATTATGAAAAGCATATATCCGGATTTTGACAGAGAGAAATTCCTGCAGCAGTGCAGAAGATTCAATCTGCCCACAGACAAGAAAATCAAAGAATTTTCCACTGGTATGAAAGCAAAGTTTAAAGTACTGGCAGCATTAAGCCATAAGGCAGAACTGCTGATTCTGGATGAGCCCACAGTTGGTCTGGATGTGATAGCCAGGGATGAAGTGCTGAACATGCTGAGAGAATATATGGAAGAAAATGAAAGCAGTTCTATTCTGATCAGTTCACATATTTCATCAGATCTGGAGAGTCTTTGTGACGATTTTTATATGATCCATGCCGGAAAAATTATCCTTCATGAGGATACAGATGTACTGCTGTCAGATTATGCAGTTCTTAAAGTTGCAGAAGAAGAGTACGAAAAACTGGATCAGCAATACCTTATTAAGATCCGGAAAGAAGCTTATGGATACAGGTGTCTGACAAACCAGAAACAATTTTATATGGAAAATTACCCGGATGTTGTAATTGAGAATGGAAAGATTGATGATCTGGTAATGATGATGGAGGAACAGGTATGA